A part of Desulfovibrio sp. TomC genomic DNA contains:
- a CDS encoding class I adenylate-forming enzyme family protein, translating into MVADACVTLAGLLRRNAGQRGGRAAVAAGEATVTHEALAEASLRAAGGLGELGLSPGERLAVFARKTPAAVTAFLAAACAGGVFFPVDPNQPSAVTRDILARLTPAVMVVAAEFLPVLAALYPAGPPFALVVCDGPAPPGLPSLAELAAGPLPATLPEVGPDDPVYLNFTSGTTGAPKGAVTTLTNLIANTTAANEAFGLTPDDVHLCMMPVFVHPHETLLRPLLLGGAMVLCDRVSARAVAEACSRHQVTALMAVAAIYETLLRQPAGPGSPLGSVRIAESGGMHVPSALAAGLRRRFGLDILPVWGSTETTGVALANRPGEAYAPCCLGRPVAGYDVRVVRESGEPCAPGEPGELVVSGPGVCPGYFGETGQPEFRLFGGRFRTGDEVFFDGSGRYFFAGRQSMLLKVGGMKVFPVEIEEALRQHPDVAEAVVIPVADDLRGEAAKAVVAPRDGATLTAGQLRRFLSQRLHRLKMPRVIEIRDALPRTPGGKIAWRALVSD; encoded by the coding sequence ATGGTTGCTGATGCGTGTGTGACCCTGGCCGGTCTGCTGCGGCGCAATGCCGGGCAGCGCGGCGGCCGGGCGGCGGTGGCGGCTGGCGAGGCGACCGTGACCCACGAGGCCTTGGCCGAAGCGTCCTTGCGCGCGGCCGGCGGCCTGGGCGAACTGGGCCTCTCCCCCGGGGAGCGGCTGGCTGTGTTTGCCCGCAAGACCCCGGCGGCGGTGACGGCCTTTCTGGCGGCAGCCTGCGCCGGGGGCGTGTTTTTCCCGGTCGATCCCAACCAGCCGTCGGCCGTGACCCGGGACATTTTGGCCCGGCTGACCCCGGCCGTCATGGTCGTGGCCGCCGAATTCCTGCCGGTCCTAGCCGCCCTCTATCCGGCCGGGCCGCCCTTTGCCCTGGTGGTCTGCGACGGCCCGGCCCCGCCCGGCCTGCCGAGCCTGGCCGAACTGGCCGCCGGTCCCCTGCCGGCCACGCTGCCCGAGGTCGGCCCGGATGATCCGGTCTATCTGAATTTCACCTCCGGCACGACCGGCGCGCCCAAGGGCGCGGTGACGACGCTTACAAACCTGATCGCCAACACCACCGCGGCCAACGAGGCCTTCGGCCTCACCCCGGACGACGTACACCTGTGCATGATGCCGGTTTTCGTCCATCCCCACGAGACGCTCCTGCGCCCGCTGCTTCTGGGCGGCGCCATGGTCCTTTGCGACCGCGTCTCGGCCCGGGCCGTGGCCGAGGCCTGCAGCCGCCATCAGGTGACGGCGCTGATGGCCGTGGCCGCCATCTACGAGACGCTTTTGCGCCAGCCGGCCGGGCCGGGAAGTCCGCTGGGGAGCGTGCGCATCGCCGAGTCCGGCGGCATGCACGTGCCCTCGGCCCTGGCCGCCGGGCTGCGCCGGCGTTTTGGCCTGGATATTTTGCCGGTCTGGGGCAGCACCGAGACCACCGGCGTGGCCCTGGCCAACCGGCCGGGCGAGGCCTATGCGCCGTGCTGCCTGGGGCGGCCGGTGGCCGGCTACGACGTCCGGGTGGTGCGCGAGAGCGGCGAACCCTGCGCCCCGGGCGAACCCGGCGAACTGGTCGTTTCGGGGCCGGGCGTGTGTCCGGGCTATTTCGGCGAGACGGGGCAACCGGAATTTCGCCTTTTCGGCGGCCGGTTTCGCACCGGCGACGAGGTCTTTTTCGACGGCTCCGGGCGCTATTTCTTTGCCGGCCGGCAATCCATGCTGCTCAAAGTCGGCGGCATGAAGGTGTTTCCGGTCGAGATTGAGGAAGCCTTGCGCCAGCACCCGGATGTGGCCGAGGCCGTGGTCATTCCGGTGGCCGACGACCTGCGCGGCGAAGCGGCCAAGGCCGTGGTTGCGCCACGGGACGGGGCCACGCTGACGGCTGGCCAGCTGCGCCGGTTTCTCTCCCAACGCCTGCACCGCCTGAAAATGCCCCGCGTCATCGAAATCCGTGACGCCCTGCCCCGAACCCCTGGAGGAAAAATCGCATGGCGCGCCCTCGTGTCGGATTAG